One Baekduia alba genomic window, CGAGGATCGTCCCCGGGAAGCGCCCGATCGCGTCGTACAGCGCCATGTCCTCGGTCGGGCTGGTGGCCTCCGTGAACTGGACGTCGTAGATGACCTTCTTGGCGCCGAGCCGGTGCAGCTCGTCGAGCACCTGCGCGTGCCAGGTGCGCGGGTAGGGCCAGCGGCGCTGGTCGGCGTAGTCGGAGAACGTCTCGGCGTCGATGCCGACGACCGCGAGGTCGTTGGGCGGGACGGCCGGCCGGACGCGGAAGCGCAGCGAGACGGTCGTGTCCTCCAGCGAGCGCGCCGCGTGCGTCGTCCACATCCCGATGCCGGCGATCGCCGCGACGACGCCGGCCAGCAGGACGGCGCGCGCGTGGACGGGCCAGGTGCGGGGGCGCAGCAGCGCGGGCACGGGCTCCTACGGCGCGACGCGCGCCAGGTAGTTGTGGCCCTTGGTCACGACGACGGTCCTGCCGCGCCCGAGGTCGCGCACGGCGACGGCGCCGGCGGTGACGGTGGTGCGCGTGCCGGCGCAGGTGTCCTGGGTCTGCCAGCGCGTGCCGCGGACGGTCGCGACGCTGCCGCGGCCGCGGGTCTCGAAGCGGCCGTTGTGGTCCGAGCCCCAGAGCGAGCGGGCCGGCGCCTTCTTCTTCGTGACGGCCTTGGCGGCGTGCGCCCGGGCCCGGGTCCGCGCGGTCGTCGCGGCGCAGGACGAGAAGTCGCCGCCGCGCAGCACGAGCTGCGTCAGGCCGCGGGCGGCCGTGCCCTGGCGGACCTCGAAGATGCCGCCCCAGAAGCGGCCGGTCTGCGTCGTGCCCTTCGTGTCCAGCGCGGACGTGAGCTCGACGGTCCCGGCGCGCGTGTCGATCAGCGTGCCGGTCGGGACAACCTTGGCGGCGCTGAGGTCGAGGAGCGCGCCGGTCGGCGAGGTCGCGACGACCCTGCCGGCGACCGCTGCGATGGCGATGGTCCGGCCCAGGACGGGCGTGACGTCGGCGGTCGCGGCGCCGGGCGCGGTCGTCGCGCCGCTGCCGTCGTCGGAGGACGCGCCGTCGCCGCCCGACGGGGAGTCGTCGTCGGACGACTTGTCGTCGTCCTTGGACTTGTCATTGCTGTTGGTCGGCGACGCGGAGGTCGACGAGCCCGAGCCGCTGCCGTTCGACCCCGAGCCCGAGGAGCCGCTGGAGCCCGAGCCGGTGGAGCCCGGCGAGCCGCTGCCGCTGCTGCCCGAGCCGCTGCTCCCGCTCGACCCGGAGCCGCTCGATCCGCTCCCACTCGACCCGCTGCCGCTGCCGCTGCCGCTCGGCCTCTGGGTCCCGAACGCCACGTCCCTGCCGTAGCTCGTCGTCAGCCCGCTCAGCGCGACGGCCCGCACGTGGTAGGTCGTGCCGGCCGCCAGGCCGCCGACGGGAAGCGTGACGTCCTGCTGGAGGCCGAGGAGCGCGGTCGGGACGGCCCGCGTGGTCGTGCCGTAGTCGGTCGTCGGCCCGTACTGCCAGGTGACGCCGCCGCCGAGGGCGGATAGCAGGACCGTGGCGCGGAACGTCGCGGCCGAGGTCGAGACGTCCTGCGGGCTGCCGGTGGTGACCGCCACCGTGACGGCGGGTGCCGAGGCCGGCACCATCGCGAGGGTGGCTGCCGCGGTCGCCAGCGAGGCGACGGCAGCGCGGGTCATCCGTGACGTGCGCACGTAGAAGAAGATCGGCAGCCTCGCGCCGATCTTCCGGAACCTGGACGGACGTCCGACGCGCGGGCTACGCCGCGGCGCGTTCCTGCGCGGCCACGAAGGCCGCCAGCCGCGCGTGACCGCCCTGCGCCACGGGCTCGCCGTGGGCGAACAGCAGCGCGTCGAAGTCGTCGCGCTCCAGCAGCCGGCGCAGCGCCGCGGTCAGCCCGGCGCGCACGCCCTCCGGGTCGTCGCCCATGAGCGAGCCCGGGACGTAGGTCAGCTCGCCGTCGCCGTCGCGGATCACCGCGTCGGCGAACAGCAGCACGCCCGGCCCCGCGGCGATGTGGAACGCCGTGTCCTCGGGGGTGAGCGCGCCGACCTCCAGCGCCGTGACGCCGGGCGCGACCGTGTCGCCGAAGTCGAACGGCAGCACGTCGGGCTCGTCGCCGCCCTCGAACTCGTGCAGGCCCGAGCGCTGCGCCTTGATCGCGCAGCCGAAGCGCTCGACGAAGCACGCCGCGTGGCGCAGGTGGTGGCGGTTGGAGAGCAGGACGGTCTCCGGCCGCCCGTGGCGGGCGACGTCCTCGATCCCCTCCTCGGGCACGCGCGGATCGAACAGCGCGGCGCCCTCCACGTAGAAGTGGGAGTGCACCGGCTGGCCGATGCCTTCGTGGAAGGACGTCCAGTGAAGGACGCCGGGGAGCACTTCGTCCATGCGCGACGCCTTACCCGCCGCGCCGGGTGCGACACCCGGCGCGGCGAGCCAGTCAGGCGGCCGTCGTCCCTAGACCGGGTCCGGGACGGGGTCGGGGCGCGGGGCCGCCGGACGCTCCTCCGGCGGCTCGATCGCCAGGTTCGGCAGGCGCCTGTCCAGCCACTTCGGGATGTACCAGGCGGAGCGGCCGAGGATCTCCATGATCGCCGGGACCAGCAGGCACCGGATGATCACCGCGTCGAAGAACACCGCGCTCGCCAGCCCAAGGCCGAAGAGCTTGATGATCCGGTCGTCGCCCAGGGCGAACGACGCGAACACCAGCACCATGATCGACGCCGCCGCGGTGATGACCTTGCCGGTCGTCTGCAGGCCCCTCGCGACCGCGTTGTGGGCGTCGTTGGTGTGCACCCACTCCTCGTGGACGCGGGACATGAGGAAGACCTCGTAGTCCATCGACAACCCGAACACGATGGCGAACATCAGCACCGGCACGAACGACTCGATCGGTCCGGTCCCGATCCCTAGCAGCGACGCGCCGTGGCCGTCCTGGAAGATCAGCGTGATGAACCCGAGCGCCGCGCCGATCGACAGCAGGTTCATGATCGCGGCCTTGACCGGGATCACGACCGAGCGGAAGACCACCAACAACAGCAGGGCACTCAGCAACACCACCACCCCGACGAACAGCGGCAGCTTGTCGGCCACCACGCGCGAGAAGTCCTCGTTGGAGGCGGTGAAGCCGCCCACCTCGACTCTCGCGCCGGTCTTCTGCTCGACCGCGGGCACGACGTCGTCGCGCAGGCGCTTGAGCGTGTCGGTCGTCGCGGCCTCCTGCGGGCCGGTCTTCGGGAACGCGGTGACCGTCGCGACCTGGCCGTCGGGCGAGATCGCCGGCTGCGACACGGTGGTGAAGTCCTTGTCGGCCTTCACCGCGTCGGCCACGGCCTGCGCCGCCGCCTTGTCGCCCTTGTCCTTCAACTCGGTCACGAGCAGGAACGACCCGTTGGTGCCGGCGCCGAAGCCCTCGGCGATCAGGTCATAGGCCTTGCGCGTGGTCGTGCCGTCCGGGTCCACGCCCGCGTCCGACGAGCCCAGGCGCAGGTTGAGCGCCGGGATCGCCAGGCCGAGCAGGACGGCGAGCGAGACGATGACCGCGATCCACGGCCGCGCCTGCACGAGCCGGGCCCAGCGCTCCCAGCCGTGGCCCTCCTCGCGGCGGTGCTGGCGCTTGGCCTCGCGCTTGGCGCGGAAGCCCCTGCCCGGGATGCCGAAGCGCTTCTGGACGCCGTAGAAGCGGAAGCCGCCGCGGCGGTCGTACTCGCGCAGGACGCCGTCGAAGAACAGCCCCGAGCCGCCGATGAGCGCCGGGATGATCGTCAGCGCCGAGAACATCACCGCGAGCACCGCGGTCGCCGCGCCGAGCGCGACGCCGTGCATGAAGCTCAGCCCCAGCAGCAGCAGGCCGAGCAGGGCGATGACCACCGTGATGGCCGCGAAGAGCACGGTGCGCCCCGCGGTGTCGATGGCCTTCTCGATCGCGAGGTCGCGATCCATCCCGGCTCGGACCTCGGATCTGAACCGCGTCACCACGAACAGCGAGTAGTCGATCCCGACGCCCAGGCCGATCAGCGACGCGAGCTGGGCCGCGAAGTCCGGCGTGTCGACGAGGTGGCTGATCAGCGTGATGACGCCGAGCGCCGAGCCGAGGGCGAGCAGCGTCGCGATCAGCGGCAGGCCCGCCGCGACGAGCGAGCCGAAGGTGATCAGCAGGACGAGCGCCGCGAGGACGATGCCGATGCCCTCGGTGGACGACTGCTCCTCGCCGAAGCGCACGGCCTCGCCGCCAGGTCCGCCGTGCTCGACCTGGAGCGTGCCGGACCGCGCCGTGAACGCGTCCTTCTGGATGTCCTTCAGCGGATCCAGGTCGATGTCGTTCGTGCTCTCCTTGTAGGTGAGCGACGCGACGCCGATCTTGCCGTCCTCGGTCAGCTGGCCGCCTTCGCCGAACGGGCTCGCGACGCTCGCGACGTCGTCGTTGGCCTTGACCTTCTTCAGCGACGCCTCGATCGCCTGCTTGTGGGCGGCGTCGGTGAGCGTGCCGGACGTGGCGCGGTAGACGATCTGGTCGGTGTCGCCCTTGGCGGCCGGGAAGTGCTTGGCCAGCAGGTCGTAGGCGCGCTGGCTCTCGGTGCCGGGCAGCCGGAAGCTCGAGATCTCCTTGACGCCGACCGACGAGGAGATCACCTGGATGGCGATCAGCGCGAAGACCCACGCGAGGAACGTGCGCCATCGATGCCTGTTGCAGACCCGTGCGAGGCGCACGAACCGCGAGTCTTGGGGAGTTTGGGGAGAGGTCATGCCCTCCATCCTCTTCGATTTCGAGGACGGAGGCCATCTCGACGTCTGCTCATTTCAGCCGAGGTCGTCCCGGACGACGGTCCGGCGGGCGCGCGGAAGCCAGTGGACGAGGGCGTTTCCGGACCAGGGACGGCGCTGCGCCAAGGTCGTCCGGTGTCTGGTCAAGCGCGGTCGGCGCGTGGCTCCGCCGCGGCCCGCCCGGGCGTCGCGGTGCGCGGGCGCGTCGGCGACGGCGAGCAGGCGCCAGCCCTCGATCGTCGCGCGGCGCGCGAGGTCCGCCACCGCGGCGCTGCCGCGCAGCTCCGGGTCGAAACCGCCGAGGTCGAGGAAGCCGCGGCGCCGCAGGACCACGACGCCCGGGACCGCGGGCGCGGCCCAGAGCGCGTCGTGGTCGCGCTCCAGCGCGTCGGTCAGGCGCTTGAGCGTGCCGGGCGCGGGGCGGGTGGCGGCGTCGAGCAGCGCGAGGTACTCGCCGGTGGCCTCGTCGGCGACGAGGT contains:
- a CDS encoding MMPL family transporter, translating into MTSPQTPQDSRFVRLARVCNRHRWRTFLAWVFALIAIQVISSSVGVKEISSFRLPGTESQRAYDLLAKHFPAAKGDTDQIVYRATSGTLTDAAHKQAIEASLKKVKANDDVASVASPFGEGGQLTEDGKIGVASLTYKESTNDIDLDPLKDIQKDAFTARSGTLQVEHGGPGGEAVRFGEEQSSTEGIGIVLAALVLLITFGSLVAAGLPLIATLLALGSALGVITLISHLVDTPDFAAQLASLIGLGVGIDYSLFVVTRFRSEVRAGMDRDLAIEKAIDTAGRTVLFAAITVVIALLGLLLLGLSFMHGVALGAATAVLAVMFSALTIIPALIGGSGLFFDGVLREYDRRGGFRFYGVQKRFGIPGRGFRAKREAKRQHRREEGHGWERWARLVQARPWIAVIVSLAVLLGLAIPALNLRLGSSDAGVDPDGTTTRKAYDLIAEGFGAGTNGSFLLVTELKDKGDKAAAQAVADAVKADKDFTTVSQPAISPDGQVATVTAFPKTGPQEAATTDTLKRLRDDVVPAVEQKTGARVEVGGFTASNEDFSRVVADKLPLFVGVVVLLSALLLLVVFRSVVIPVKAAIMNLLSIGAALGFITLIFQDGHGASLLGIGTGPIESFVPVLMFAIVFGLSMDYEVFLMSRVHEEWVHTNDAHNAVARGLQTTGKVITAAASIMVLVFASFALGDDRIIKLFGLGLASAVFFDAVIIRCLLVPAIMEILGRSAWYIPKWLDRRLPNLAIEPPEERPAAPRPDPVPDPV
- a CDS encoding glycosyltransferase family 2 protein yields the protein MLPPSRSPSQPPDVAPRSPSRRAGAVHDLLDEVDVAIVVTRQAPWQLAALQAALAADLSPGWCGGALVFVDAAAPPTARAARQTLGDHHRLARRTLLTAPRRLGTAAASDLVADEATGEYLALLDAATRPAPGTLKRLTDALERDHDALWAAPAVPGVVVLRRRGFLDLGGFDPELRGSAAVADLARRATIEGWRLLAVADAPAHRDARAGRGGATRRPRLTRHRTTLAQRRPWSGNALVHWLPRARRTVVRDDLG